In the Drosophila teissieri strain GT53w chromosome 3R, Prin_Dtei_1.1, whole genome shotgun sequence genome, CGCGACTAGACTGCCCAACAAATAATCGATTCAAAGACGTCACTTAAATGGGCGCACTTGTGGATGTGCTGGTGTTTTGGGCGACTGTGTTCGGGATTTTGGCTCTGAAACTGATGCTGAACTGGATGCAGATCACAATGTAGCTGATCATGCCAAAAATGAActaggaaaatatatttcctttaGTATTCAATAAGGGAAGTGTACAAATTAGCTTACCTTGCCCAGCATTTCCGTGTTTATGTCCACCATTCCTGCTGCACTAAACTTGTACTTCTCCTGACTCAACTGCAGATTCAGACTTCTTAGAGCCGCATTCAGCTGAGCACTACGTCTATCTGTAGTAACTGTGTAGAACATGGATCGAAACTTTCGCTGCATTGCATCGCAACGTGTGCAGACATAGCAGGGCACTACGATTTCCAGGAGCTTGATGCACTCATCCGTGGCGACATCTGTTggaaatataattatttaaatatatttttaactgCTTATACTAACAGTGCTGGATGGAAACGGCAGTGTGCTGAACTCTGCTGAGGTAGAGCCAGTACGGCAGTGCCGAGGTATCGATGAAGAACTTCATGAGCAGCGTGATCAGACTCAGTTGAAAGTAGCGCTCCAGACACCGGATAGCCTGCCACAAGGAGTTATGGATGGCTTGCAACTTGGCCAGTTTCTGCAGTGTTAGACGGCGTATGGACCACATCTCGAATCGGGTTCTGTGCAGTTCATCCAGCACATTTGAGCCGCCGACGATAAGTTCTTGGTACAGAAACAAAATCACAGCGCAGTACAGTGTGAACTCGGAGAAACGGGCCAGCAAAACCAATTCCGAATAGGTGGCGTATAGGGTAAGAGCGCGATCGCTATACACAGTCACTACGATAAATATTAGCCAACGCATGACTAGTGATCCGTAGATCCAATTGCAATATTTCCGCACTCGATCCGTTGCATTCGGTGTACCCAGTTGCAGTTTAATTTGGATGTGGATCGCCTGCAGTTGCCTATCCACATCCTTGCTGCAATTGCCCCAAAGTAGCTCCATCACGATGATCGCATGACTCACAACTAGGGCCACAAAGTTGCTCAGGTCGATGGTGCTCGAAAATCGATCGTTCAGGAAATCGTAGTCCAATGCGTAGTTGAAGCTGAAGCGCCAGTAGGTCGTAAATACCAGTGCTATAAAGAGCAGTACGTAGCAAAACACTTTCGCGAATAGATTCTGACCGAAAGGTAGAATTCCCAAGCACTTCATCAGTCGCCTCATGTAAAGCAACGAAGCAGCGTGCAGTTCTCCCGACATTTGTGCCATTACTGAAAATTACCTAAGGTCCTTTCTCAGTGGCTTGTGTTTTGTAATTGGCTAATTGCTATTATCGGTGCAGGGGAAAGGCCAATTAATATCTTGGGTGGCACACTTGGGAAAATTGAATATATTAGTTGTCAAAAAATCTCCATTacatttatgaaaaatgtttcaatttgcCTGCCTGTCTGCCTGCTGATAAGATCCTATTGTAATCACACCAAATGACACATTTCCCATTCAAATTAGCATCAAAGTGATGTTAGAGCCAAGTGGTAGCAGATGCCCCAGTGGCCATAAGTGAAATGATTtgttaatttcatttcgccaCCACTCatgcacacactcgcacacacacacaactctGGGGGGCGATGAAATTGCTTAtcaaaaatatggaaaagcCGACGGGGAATGGGAAAGGGAAAGAAGCGGCTGGGGCTCCacataaatttgcatgccTTTATTGCAACCACAACGAGGAGGACTGGCAAACAAACGGGGAAACGAACAAACACGCATGCGAAGCCCGCTGCCACAGAAGGCAGACACTTACATCCGCTTTACTGGCTTTTATGCAACCACCGTGCCACTTTGTTTGCACACTTGTAAAACACCTGCAGAACGAACCAACCAACGAACGAACGCCTTTGGGGCGGGAATATCAGTATGTGTTTGTGTACAAAATAATGACTTAATTGCCTCGCCCTCCAGCCACCCAAAAACCcagcccacccacccacaaaaCCAAGTAGCAACCACCCACCGCGACTGATCCACCCGCGTTTCAACGTCTGCAAGTGGGCTTCATAATTCCGCGCAGGTGTCGAGGACGCTTTGTCTTTGATTGTGCTCGTCTGGAGTGACTCTAATCTCTGCCAGCCACACACCATCAGCGGCAGGAATGTTCGAGGTATATAATCGTACTACCCGGGAATCGCAATCTTGGGCTCTTGAAGCTGAGGCCTCTGGTATGGTCTGGGGTTCAATTGAAGCAATTGTGCGGCGTTgatttgtataattttgtaatttgtatacCAAAATGGTGGCCACACATGTGCGCTGAGTTTGGGGCAAACCATTTCGCCAGTTTGGGGGTAAAAAcgtgtataaataaattaaaatgtatatgcgAGTGGGAGACATTCCGTTTTTGGGGCGGTGCAAAAGTTTTAAGGATTAAATGTAACTCAGAAAAGGCTTCAAATATATAGAACTATGCTTAAAGAGATGCGGGTTTAATATAACTGGTTTAGCAATAACTGATATTACAGCTCGTACCAGTGATTTGCAaagctttaaataaatgtagaatataaaaatgtgaaacttatgtaaattaaataaatggtttATGTAtgagcataaattaaaatgcagctTTGTTCACTGACTAGATATGCATacaatttttggtttatttaaacagattattagtttatttaatatattatctCACTCGTGTACTTCTCATGCTCCCCAATCGCCATAATGCGGCAGTTGCCAAATGTAATTATCGAAATTCCTGCCGTAAGATGAGTTGTCTATATGGTTATGATATGCCATAGGCAATGGGATTACCAAGTACCCATACACGTGGCCGCGAGGAGTGCTGACTTTGAGATTCCTGGAAGTGGATGTGCGGTTAGTGGGTTTTGAAGATGCCAGTGCTGTGCAAACTCTGCTTTTATATATGGGAGATAGGAGATTCTAATGCTGAATGCCGAAAGCTGAACATTAGACACGCTCCACTGGAACAGATGCTGATGACGACTGGAGGAGCCCAACTCCGTGactcatatgtacatatgtatgtgatggtctagtgtaagttagaGCGAGTTAtctgattttaatttggcaCAATTTCCCTTTTCGCACCTGTTGTGACCTGTGCTCCGCTTTCGTCAGCCcattaaaaatatgcaaatataaatatgctaatttgcagaaaattgattttgcaatttaattgaaaattccaTGCCAGTCCTcctgttgttgtggttgttttCTGTGGTGGCACTGGCATCCAGAAATGGTGTGAGTGCTCTACATGTGTCTTGTAGCTGCGGTTGTTCGAGCAGCTGCCACAAATTGCATAAATACGAACAATGCTCGCAACATTTCCATCCTTCGCACATCATTTGCAACTTTTTGGGGCTACGCCGcttttaatggcatttaaattgccaaaattaCAACACGCATCGCACCGAGCACCGAACCGGAAAAAGAGAGGAAAGCTGCTGTGCTGAAAATCAATAGGAACAAAGTTCAATTCGGTTTAGAGCCATTGGCACTTCCTGACAAATGCTGCGCACGATATATGGCCCCAGACTGGCTCAATAAATTCCATGTCACTTTCTCCGTGTCGACTTGCAAAAATGTTCGCCCCTTGTTTTGTGGCACAGGAAGTGTG is a window encoding:
- the LOC122618913 gene encoding putative gustatory receptor 98a, which gives rise to MAQMSGELHAASLLYMRRLMKCLGILPFGQNLFAKVFCYVLLFIALVFTTYWRFSFNYALDYDFLNDRFSSTIDLSNFVALVVSHAIIVMELLWGNCSKDVDRQLQAIHIQIKLQLGTPNATDRVRKYCNWIYGSLVMRWLIFIVVTVYSDRALTLYATYSELVLLARFSEFTLYCAVILFLYQELIVGGSNVLDELHRTRFEMWSIRRLTLQKLAKLQAIHNSLWQAIRCLERYFQLSLITLLMKFFIDTSALPYWLYLSRVQHTAVSIQHYVATDECIKLLEIVVPCYVCTRCDAMQRKFRSMFYTVTTDRRSAQLNAALRSLNLQLSQEKYKFSAAGMVDINTEMLGKFIFGMISYIVICIQFSISFRAKIPNTVAQNTSTSTSAPI